The genomic interval ATGATGGCTATGAAAGTTATGGCCAGGGTAAATAAGAATTCAACCAATAATTCCTTCACATGTATCTTTTGTTTAGCATTCATTTATAAAGAATCCATTTTTACCTAGACTACCTGTAGACCTCTTTAAAAACTGTAAGGCATGGGCTGAGGAAATGTAGGGAAATTGTCTTTATTAAAAGACTCTGGAAGCTCATCTGGAATAGATATCCTAGCATGTGAATGctaaaaatttttgtttggttgtatacAACTTTTATCTTAGTGAGTATCAGAATCCACAGTTACTATTGTCTACAAAAAGTCATTGTACTTCTTAAGTTGTTTTGAAATTCAGTTGCTTACTTTATATCTGCTGATAATCTAAATCAAATTTTCAAAGttgaattttctgaaaatagACTACTGAAACTCCCAATACCTCCAAACCCAAACATCaatattgcttctcaaatgtcaTTTGTTAAGCTATTTGTTCCCCTTCCAATCAGTGCTTCATGACataaaatttatgaataaatCATGAGTCATAAATGTATAGAGAAGTGATAATATGAAAGACATTTAGGTGAAATGACATTATATTAGATCTAATTCCATTGCTTATAGAAGAAATTAGAACATAAAACTAACCTTTTGATTCATCATCAGTTAGAACTGGCTTCAAGTTGTTACTATAATTTTATAAGGTTAAAATGAATAATGACTacaaaataactttgtaaatcctaatactttaagaaattatttgtaGCTAGGATCAAAGCAAagggttcatttatttatttttgccctgtGCCTCTCTCAGCAGGTTCCTGCCATAGGCAGGAAAACAGGGGAATGAGCAATCACTCAGAAGTGACTGACTCCACTCTAGTAGGCTTCAAGGTCCGCCCAGAGCTCCACATTCTGCTCTTCCTGCTATTTCTATTTGTATATGTCATGATCCTTCTAGGGAATGTTGGGATGATGGCCATCATTGTGACTGATCCCCGGCTGAACACACCAATGTATTTCTTCCTAGGCAACCTCTCCTTCATTGATCTCTTCTATTCATCTGTTATTTCACCTAAGGCTATGATCAACTTCTGGTCTGAGAGCAAGTCCATCTCCTTTGCAGGTTGTGTgacccagctctttctctttggcCTCTTCACTGTGACTGAAGGATTTCTCCTGACAGCCATGGCTTATGACTGCTTCATTGCCATCTGCAACCCACTCCTGTACTCTGTCCAGATGTCCATGCATCTCTGCATTCAGTTGGTGGCTGGTTCCTATTTCTGTGGCTGCATTACCTCAGTTCTTCAGACCAGCATAACATTTACTTTATCCTTTTGTTCTTCTCGGGCCATTGACCACTTTTACTGAGATTCTCACCCACTTCAGAGACTATCTTGTTCTAacctctttatttataaaataattacttttttcttaGCCAGCATCGTTACCTTGCCTACCATCACGGTTATTACAATATACATGTAAGAATGTACATTGTGTCCAAAGTTCTAAAGATACGCTCCACCAAGGGACGTAAGAAAGCCTTTTCTACTTGCAGCTCTCACCTAGGAGTTGTGAGTGTACTGTATGGTGTTGTCTTTTTTATGTATCTCACTCCAGACAGATCTGCTGTGCTGAGTAAAGTGGCCTTCTTATGTTACACCCTCGTCACTCCCATGTTGAAACCTTTAATTTACTCTCTGAGAAACAAAGATATCAAAGAAGctctaaaaaaaattctgaagaaaaatactattctttaattatttttcttccatcaAAGGTGCTGTGGCTGTTTATTTCATACTTCTTGTGGCCATTAATTAAAGTTAGTTTCTTGAACACTATAAAAATGTTATCATAAGCTTTTTCAACAGAGTGTACCCTTCccattattacattttttcttttcctctgagaCATTGTTTTGAACATCGTGAATACTGGAGATGTCCTGGATATTAGAAAAGCATTCTTCAAGATGAACCCTCCCACTGAtttcaaataacattttatttcacaaaatttatttctatttatttttatggcataGTGCTGAACActtactttgtattttattttgtctggtgTTTGTTTTTGGACTTGCTCCTCCACTTATACATAATCATTGATAACTGACAATAATGTCCaacttacctttttttaaaaaataaaatacttccaaATTTTACAACTAGTTTCTATACTATGTTAAAGGGATATTGAATTTTCACTTTGAATGAAGTATTTTATATGTGTTACATTGAGAGGAAGGAGtaataagaagaaacaaacaagtaatCTTCATTATGAACATTAACTTGGAaaattgcatatgagcatatcagGTATTGTGGTGCTCCCTGAGGCATTGCTAATTGCtgaattttaatataaagaacAGAAGTGAGAATAGAGATAAGAAGTGAGGATAGAGATAAGAAACATTTTTGAACAATCATTCCTTCAGTTTGgatcttcataatttttttcctgtgttaATTATTGTAaggaatatttaataatattatagAAACAAGTCAGTCATCAAATAAAATATGATCCAAATTTATTCATCTATGCctttgaatattaatttatttgattaattttattgACTACTTGTGTAATATGTTCTGGTCTTGTATAAGCACAGGTAAAAATCACTTCATTCTTTAGGGAGCTCACAATATAGTGTGAAAATCACACCCTTGGACAGACAATTAAAATCCAAAAATGGTTACACTGAAGATAAACATAGTGATTGCAAGGTGGGATGCCTGAGAGCCAGTGGTTGGTAATCAAGCAGAGTTTTTAGGACTGTGTGAATGATACATTTAAAAGGGTCTAAGATTTGAGTCAGGTAACTGTTGTATCAGTTTATATTACTGATGAGGGCTTGAAGTATGTCAgtgtaaatgaaaaaaactgaattGAAAAATTGCAGGTAAAATACACAGAACATATTAACTGATCTGTATAAGGAGAGTATACTGAAGGAATAGCGTCTCACCACTTTTAAACTTGAATGATCTGTGTGGTAATggtacagattttttaaaaaaaaactaaaggagctcacacgtggggggaggggagtttcCTCATTATGAAAAAGTTAAGACCATGTTTTGAAAAGCTAAGATCCTACATACTTATGAGAAACTAGAAGTTTTCTTGATAAGATTAAGAACAAGGTGAGAGTGTTCCCCCCACCACAACTTTCAACATCCTGTTGGAAGCCTTAGCTAACATagtagacaagaaaaaaaaatgtattgtgttGAAGTATGTCTTCCAAAACTCAGATGTTCAAGCCCTAACCCCCAGTATAGCAGCTTGTgattatatatacagtgtgtctgtaaagtcatgatgcacttttgaccggtcacaggaaagtaacaaaagacgatagaaatgtgaaatctgcaccaaataaaaggaaaactctcccagtttcatacctattcagtgcagtttgatgtgggctcacgcacagattttttagggctccttaggtagctatcccatgtagcctctacagactcgtcactgactgatggcctaccggaatggggtttctccaacaaactgccagttttcttcaactgcttatcccaccgagtaatgttattcctatgtggtggtgcttcgttataaatgcaccgatattcacgttgcactttggtcacggatttgaatttaggaagccacagaacacactgaactttcctctgtaccgtccacatcttgactggcatggccatgggttgctccactgtatacacagtgttatgtcatcatctgcgcatgtgcacatgctgccacatcatcctacagaaactgggagggttttccttttatttggtgatttcacatttctatcgtcttttgttgttttcctgtgaccggtcaaaagtgcaccatgactttacggacacactatgtAAAtaggaaaaagctaaaaactatgatttcacatataggtgggatacaaagccGAGACTCATAAACACAGATAAGGGTGCGCTACTTACCTGGGGGAGGGAGATGTAGGGAAGGATATGGGGAGTTGgtggaagggtgtaaagagggacaaatataaggtgacagaaaataatttggcttTAGGTAATggctatacaacataattgactattcaaatgatggagtgaagtttgcctgaaatctatgttcATGATGATCAATgacaccctgttaaaattaagtttctaaataaaatatttttctttacctttccAATGTATGTTGtttaaggacattttttttttataattttatttatttatttatttatttttaatggggtgacatcagtaaatcaagatacatatattcaaagatgacatgtccaggttatcttgtcgttcaattatgttgcatacccatcacccaaagtcagattgtcctctgtcaccttctatctagttctctttgtgcccctccccctccccccttccctctccctctcccccctccccctgtaaccaccacactcttatcaatgtctcttggtctcaattttatgtcccatctacgtatggaataatgcagttcctggtattttctgattcacttatttcactccatataattttatcaagatcccaccattttgctataaataatccgatgtcataatttcttatggctgagtagtattccatagtgtatatgtgccacatcttctttatccagtcatctattgacgggctttttggttgtttccatgtcctggccactgtgaacaatgctgcaatgaacatggggctgcatgtgtctttacgaatcaatgtttctgagtttttggggtatatacctagtagagggattgctgggtcataaggtagttttattttcagttttttgaggaaccaccatactttcttccataatggtgtactactttacattcccaccaacagtggatgagggttcctttatctccacaacctctccaacatttgctattacctgtcttgttaataatagctaatctaacaggtgtgaggtggtatctcattgcagttttgatttgcatttctctaataactaaaaaagatgagcatcttttcatatatctgttggccatttgtatttcttcctgggagaagtgtctgttcatatcctcttcccatttttttattggattgtttgtttgttgttgagttttaggagttctttgtatattttggatattaggcccttatctgagcaggtgtttaaaaatataatttcccaattagttggttgtctgtttatcttgttatcagtttctcttgctgagcaaaaacttcttagtctgatgtagtcccattcattaatttttgccttcacttctcttgcctttggagtcaaattcataaaatgctctttaaaacccaggtccatgagtttagtacctatgtcttcttctatgtactttattgtttcaagtcttatgtttagatctttgatccattttgagttcattttagtacagggggacaaactgtagtccagtttcattcttttgcatgtggctttccagttttcccagcaccatttgttgaagaggctttcttttctccattatgtgttgctggcccctttatcaaaaattatttgactatatatatgtggttttatttctgggctttctattccgttccattggtctgagtgtctatttttctgccaataccatgcggTTTTGATTGTCATgcactataatatagtttgaagtcaggtattgtaatgcccccagcttcattctttttctttaggatgctttggctattcggggctttttatagttccatataaatctgattattttttgctccatttctttaaaaaaactcattggaattttgatgagaattgcattaaatttgcatattgctttgggtaatatggccatcttgattatatttattctacctaaccaagaacaaggaatattcttccatctcataatatctttttcaatttcccttaacaatggtttatagttttcaatgtataagtcctttacattctttgttatgtttattcctaggtattttattttatttttgttgcaatcatgaaggagattattcttttgagttcattctcaaatgtttcattgttggcatatagaaaggctattgacttctgtatgttaattttgtatcctgcaaccttactgtattggcttattgtttctagtagtctttttgtggattctttggggttttcgatgtataggaccatatcatctgcaaaaagtgatacctttacttcttcttttctgatatggatgccttttatttctttgtcttgtctgattgctctggctagaatctctagtaccacattaaataagagtggagagagtggataaccctgtcttgttactgatttaaGGAGAAAAGcattcagttttgtgccatttagtatgatgttagctgatggtttatcatatatggcctttatcatgttgagatattttccttctatacccattttgttgagagtcttaaacataaaattgtgttgtattttatcaaaagccttttctgcatctattgataagatcatgtggttcttgttcttcgttttgttgatatggtgtattacattaaccgttttacgtatgttgaaccatccttgagattctgggatgaatcccatttgatcataatatattatttttttaatatgttgttgtattcgatttgctagtattttgtttagtattttagcatctgtattcattagagatattggtctgtagttttctttttttgtgctgtccttccctggttttggtatgagggttatgttggcctcataaaatgtgtttggaagtattgcttcttcttcaatttgttggaagactttcagtagaataggaaccaagtcttctttgaaggtttgataaaatttgctggtatagctatCTGggccttgacttttatttttgggagctttttaatggttt from Saccopteryx leptura isolate mSacLep1 chromosome 2, mSacLep1_pri_phased_curated, whole genome shotgun sequence carries:
- the LOC136393942 gene encoding LOW QUALITY PROTEIN: olfactory receptor 9K2-like (The sequence of the model RefSeq protein was modified relative to this genomic sequence to represent the inferred CDS: deleted 4 bases in 2 codons; substituted 1 base at 1 genomic stop codon) is translated as MAMKVMARLGSKQRVHLFIFALCLSQQVPAIGENRGMSNHSEVTDSTLVGFKVRPELHILLFLLFLFVYVMILLGNVGMMAIIVTDPRLNTPMYFFLGNLSFIDLFYSSVISPKAMINFWSESKSISFAGCVTQLFLFGLFTVTEGFLLTAMAYDCFIAICNPLLYSVQMSMHLCIQLVAGSYFCGCITSVLQTSITFTLSFCSSRAIDHFYXDSHPLQRLSCSNLFIYKIITFFLASIVTLPTITVITIYMRMYIVSKVLKIRSTKGRKKAFSTCSSHLGVVSVLYGVVFFMYLTPDRSAVLSKVAFLCYTLVTPMLKPLIYSLRNKDIKEALKKILKKNTIL